Within the Salarias fasciatus chromosome 2, fSalaFa1.1, whole genome shotgun sequence genome, the region TGATGTGCATTGTCTCAATgatgtgtctgctgctgccttcagggtcTCCATAGTGCCAGTGTTCCTGGTATTTTGGCTCTGGATCTGTGTCCCTCTGACACCAACAAAGTGCTTACTGGTACGTAGGATTTGACTCATACTTAATGTGTTCACATCTGGGATGTGTCAAGAGACTGTTTTGTGACATTGACCGTTTTGTGCTCGTTCAGGTGGAGCTGATAAGAACGTGGTGGTGTTTGACAAGAACGAGGAGCAGATTGTGGCCACGCTTAAGGGCCACACTAAGAAAGTCACCTCTGTCATCTACCATCCTTCTCAGGTAAATGTTGgcctgtttgtcatttcagcagGAACTGAAATCTCACCATGTGATCTAAAAGACGATCAGTGACTTTAAATATGAGCTATTGTTTACATCTCCTTCATCTACTCTCCATTTGTTTTCCCCCTCTAGTCTGTGGTGTTCTCTGCATCTCCAGACACCACCATCCGCGTGTGGTCTGTCACAGCAGGGAACTGTGTGCAGGTGGTGCGCGCCCACGAGGCGGGAGTCACTGGGCTCTCCCTCCATGCCACCGGGGATTACCTGCTCAGCTCCTCTGAggatcaggtgtgtgttcagctttcaaagctaaTACTCCACATTCTTCAGTTATTAACCGAAGGAAAAAAGTCTTTGTAATTCCAAACTTCTTCAAAACtaagtgtagtttttttttcctgcagtacTGGGCCTTTTCTGATATCCAGACTGGCAGAGTCCTCACCAAGGTTACTGATGAAAGTGCTGGCTGTGGTGAGCGTCTCTATACTTAAACACAGGATGTCTCTTTTTCACAGTCAGCTAAGTACTTAATGTTTCCGCTGGCCGGCTCTCCACAGCTCTCACCTGCGCCCAGTTCCATCCTGACGGTCTCATTTTTGGCACCGGCACGGCCGACTCTCAGATCAAGATCTGGGATCTGAAGGAGCGTACCAACGTGGCCAACTTTCCCGGCCACTCTGGACCCGTCACCTCCATCGCTTTCTCTGAGAATGGATACTATCTGGCCACAGGTTTGATTTACTGCTGCACTTAGTTGTTTCCCGAAAATTTCCAGGAACATTTCAGAAGTTGCACTTGCATCACTCGAATGTAACTTtacattgttgtttttgctccAGGCGCCCAGGATAGCTCTCTGAAACTGTGGGATTTGAGGAAGCTGAAGAACTTCAAGACCATCACACTGGACAACAACTATGAGGTGATAATTATCAATTCTCATTGAAATTCCGTTGCTGTCTGTAGTTTAACGAAGTAACTCTTGTGCATACCAGTAAGTTGTATTCCGATACCCTGAAATGGCTCCTAAGGGCTTGGAGGTGAGATTAAACTAAGGGTTTGCAGTATGTCAGTGATTATCTTGTGTTACGTCGTCCAAACATCTGTGTGAAGCATCATGGCATCTATGCATTAACTGGTTTTCTTCGAAATTTAAATAAACCTACACATTTTATTCAGTGTTATTATAAATAGGACAGTCTGTTCTCTCAGTCCGAAAGAATCTAATCGGATTGAAAATCGCTGTGTAGTTGTATCTCTTGTGTTGAGCGATTGtctcttgtttttgctttcaggTGAAGTCCCTTGTGTTTGATCAGAGCGGTACTTACCTCGCTGTCGGAGGCTCTGACATCCGCGTTTACATCTGCAAGCAGTGGTCTGAGGTCCTCAACTTCACAGGTGAGCAGAAGAAACGTTCATCTCTGTCCCGATGTTCAAAAATTCATGAAGCAGCGAGCTTTCAAATTTCTAATGAATTCTCTCATTGCAGATCACTCAGGATTGGTGACTGGAGTGGCCTTTGGAGAAAATGCTCAGTTCCTGACCTCTGCGGGAATGGACAGAAGCCTCAAATTTTATAGTATGTAAGAGAGGATGATGCAGCCTCTGTCCTGGACGCAGTCAGttttagagagagaaaaaaaaaatcactgctaACTTTGCTTCTTTTAGTGTGTTAGTCCTTGATTCCATGGAAGAAATCCCAtgaaatactgttttttttttttttttttttttttttttaagctacaGCAGGAGTAACGTATTTAGttaaacatgtttgaaattCACATAATGTTAAAATGAGATGCTGAGCCAGCCTAAATTCCCTCTCCCGTTTGCCAGAAATGATTTTATTGTAGATTGTGTGTCAGGACGTTTCCAGGCACTTATGATACACCTCTAAAGTATACAGAATGGAAATCTTTAATCAAATGGCTTCTTGATGTAGAGCAGCTTCATTACACTTTCTCCAGGGGTAAATGACATCTGTAGTGATGCAGAGTCAATTTGACGATGAACATGTGCGTGAGGTTTATTTCTCCTGCAGTTTTACCCTTGTTTAGGCATCCCTCAGGTTGATTTTTCTCCATTCAAaaattggttgtttttttttttttccatttgtatATTCCTCATGTCTTGATGTTGTGTATGAGTTGCACCTCTGTTCTTTTACAATAAAATATCTTTTGTATTTCCATGCAAGTGTCTCTCATTTGTGGATCTTTGGTGCAAACACAATTTCAAAATGTCTTATTTAACAACTGCTCAGTAAATCACACACTTTTCATGCCTGGTAGAAACACAATAAGAGGCTGCCCTGATGCGCCGTTGACTGACGAAAGTATTGCTGTGTACTCTGTAGTGAAGGTAGGAAACACCATAGATTAGTCACTTGGTTATTTGGTCTCAGGACCTGTTTGTGCTGATCAAGGGTCATTTAGCATCTGGTATTCTTGCATTTCCATTAAGACTATTTTGTTTTGGTGAACGTTTTTCAAAGTATTTAACACTGATTTGTTTTGCAAGAGTATAATACAGAAATCTATTGATTAGAAGTTCTTGGCTGTATAAATTTGAAAAGTTTGTTAGTTCAAATTGTGAGGatttctgtgattttaaaaGTAGCAGGCTAATGTTTGCTACAGCATGACAAAGAGCGACATTAAAATAAgcatttgttttcctctggtCCCTGTGCATGGTTTTGCAGCTGTTTTACTTTAACAGGATTCATTTCTGTGGTTGCTGTGCATCTTTGGCACTATGCAGTTATTATATGCCTCTTTACAGTCCATGTGGTCTATTTGCATCACTGCAGGCATTTTCCCTTTCTGTGGCCTAAGACTAGCTGTGATCTCTGTGCCTCCCCCCCATGCCCTAAGACCAACTGGCTGACTCCCTATTAACTACTAGTA harbors:
- the prpf19 gene encoding pre-mRNA-processing factor 19, with the protein product MSLVCAISNEVPEHPCVSPVSNQVFERRLIEKYIAENGTDPMNGQPLSEEQLVDIKVSHPIRPKAPSATSIPAILKSLQDEWDAVMLHSFTLRQQLQTTRQELSHALYQHDAACRVIARLTKEVTAAREALATLKPQAGLVAPQAVPASQPTAAGAGGEPMELSEQVGMTPEIIQKLQDKATILTTERKKRGKTVPEELVRAEDLSKYRQVASHAGLHSASVPGILALDLCPSDTNKVLTGGADKNVVVFDKNEEQIVATLKGHTKKVTSVIYHPSQSVVFSASPDTTIRVWSVTAGNCVQVVRAHEAGVTGLSLHATGDYLLSSSEDQYWAFSDIQTGRVLTKVTDESAGCALTCAQFHPDGLIFGTGTADSQIKIWDLKERTNVANFPGHSGPVTSIAFSENGYYLATGAQDSSLKLWDLRKLKNFKTITLDNNYEVKSLVFDQSGTYLAVGGSDIRVYICKQWSEVLNFTDHSGLVTGVAFGENAQFLTSAGMDRSLKFYSM